Proteins encoded by one window of Sulfurospirillum barnesii SES-3:
- the tsaD gene encoding tRNA (adenosine(37)-N6)-threonylcarbamoyltransferase complex transferase subunit TsaD, whose product MILSIESSCDDSSIAITRIDDKKLLFHKKISQDAEHAKYGGVVPELAARLHAVTLPKILEETQVYFSELKAIAVTNEPGLSVTLVEGVSMAKALSVALGLPLLGINHLKGHICSLFIEDETRFPMDVLLVSGGHTQLLHVKSLEHIELLASTMDDSFGESFDKVGKMLGLAYPAGAVIESYAKRGDAKRFDFTIPLQGTSSSLLAFSYSGLKNQVRLCIEAQENMDEQTLCDICASFQRVAVAHLMQKIKKAYKERKVEHFGVVGGASANLYLRDALESFCASKKALLHTAKMEFCSDNAAMIGRCGVEAYKKGAFVRLEDLKVRSSSKDMFYT is encoded by the coding sequence ATGATTTTAAGTATTGAAAGTAGCTGTGATGATAGCTCTATTGCCATCACACGCATTGATGATAAAAAGCTTTTATTTCACAAAAAAATTTCTCAAGACGCGGAACATGCTAAGTACGGTGGGGTCGTACCAGAACTTGCCGCACGACTGCATGCTGTGACATTGCCTAAGATTTTAGAAGAGACTCAAGTTTATTTTTCAGAGCTTAAAGCAATTGCTGTAACCAACGAACCAGGGCTTTCTGTCACTCTGGTGGAGGGGGTCAGTATGGCAAAAGCACTTAGCGTAGCGCTGGGGCTTCCTTTGCTTGGGATTAATCATCTCAAAGGGCATATTTGCTCTTTGTTCATTGAAGATGAAACACGTTTTCCTATGGATGTTTTGCTTGTCTCTGGAGGGCATACGCAGCTTTTACATGTAAAGAGTTTAGAGCACATTGAATTGCTAGCAAGCACCATGGATGATAGCTTTGGTGAGAGTTTTGATAAAGTAGGAAAAATGCTAGGACTTGCTTATCCTGCGGGTGCGGTTATTGAGAGTTATGCCAAAAGAGGTGATGCTAAACGCTTTGATTTTACCATTCCTCTGCAAGGTACGTCATCCTCTTTATTGGCGTTTAGTTACTCAGGGCTTAAAAATCAAGTGAGGCTTTGCATTGAGGCGCAAGAAAATATGGATGAGCAAACCCTGTGCGATATTTGTGCTTCGTTTCAACGTGTAGCCGTAGCGCATTTGATGCAAAAAATAAAAAAAGCCTATAAAGAGCGAAAAGTGGAGCACTTTGGTGTGGTAGGTGGGGCGAGTGCAAATCTCTATTTAAGAGATGCGCTTGAAAGCTTTTGCGCTTCTAAAAAAGCGCTATTACACACCGCTAAGATGGAGTTTTGCTCCGATAATGCGGCGATGATTGGTCGATGTGGTGTGGAAGCGTATAAGAAAGGTGCTTTTGTACGTTTAGAGGATTTAAAAGTGCGTAGTTCCTCCAAAGATATGTTTTATACGTGA
- a CDS encoding M15 family metallopeptidase has product MQRRDFLGFLGVSLLGNGAYADTLETEDVWLSKEQQLLLASVLKKLTLVERTIGHANFNLISLDETLKIAKNYPKIEPFSPLELAYIEEVFYTDPRKYGFYGHRTIDQMSAVINKKEVVKIGGTGHYVFGDYAPLLERLMKDIGDSLILTSGVRSMVKQLRLHLEKIESENGNVTMASRSLVPPAYSYHSIGDFDVGKKGWGHQNFTANFARTEEFWRLQKLSYVSMRYTIGNGDGVRFEPWHIKIVS; this is encoded by the coding sequence ATGCAACGAAGGGATTTTTTAGGATTTTTAGGCGTAAGTCTTTTAGGCAATGGAGCATATGCGGATACCTTAGAGACAGAAGATGTCTGGCTTAGTAAAGAGCAGCAACTGCTTTTAGCATCGGTTCTTAAAAAACTTACCTTAGTAGAACGCACCATAGGGCATGCCAATTTCAATCTCATCTCGTTAGATGAAACACTAAAAATTGCAAAAAATTATCCCAAAATTGAGCCTTTTAGCCCTTTAGAGCTTGCCTATATTGAAGAGGTTTTTTATACAGACCCTCGTAAGTATGGGTTTTATGGACACAGAACCATTGATCAGATGAGTGCCGTGATTAACAAAAAAGAAGTGGTGAAAATTGGTGGCACAGGGCATTATGTTTTTGGTGATTATGCCCCTCTTCTAGAGCGCCTTATGAAAGATATAGGAGATTCGCTCATTTTAACTTCAGGTGTTCGCAGTATGGTGAAGCAGTTACGTTTACATCTTGAAAAAATTGAGAGTGAAAATGGCAATGTTACCATGGCATCTCGTTCTCTCGTTCCTCCTGCGTATTCGTATCATTCTATTGGCGATTTTGATGTCGGTAAAAAAGGATGGGGGCATCAAAATTTTACAGCAAACTTTGCCCGTACAGAAGAGTTCTGGAGGCTCCAAAAGCTCTCCTATGTCTCCATGCGTTATACCATCGGCAATGGCGATGGAGTGCGTTTTGAGCCGTGGCATATAAAGATTGTCTCATGA
- a CDS encoding cache domain-containing protein — protein MLSIKKQNIVKWIVFLPVIAVLLTFVIILAMVISFEQADYVRSLEQARISYVKRSKIQAQERIDKLIDYINVNETLLRNEAKEEVENIVNLGYKIMSDTYYENSSLPHEKIIENIKSKLKDVRFFNDLSGYYTIFDFEGKCIMHGVNESLEGKNLINMKDGEGNFIIRDSIESLKKYSAYASTWSWKNPHEQVYRKKIGYSKHFAPLDIFIISGRYEDTILEKIKKETQKVLLNTKYGEYGYIFAYDYDGYTISHGNHEFIGKNRLDVVVNDQFVIRDIVEGGKQIAEGFFMNYTASYHPIDKDRQKVSFIRPIPQFKWVIGTGTYLLEENNAFLEQEKILKTKMQANIANLVLISVVIMSLIVVLMFIISVKLRSILSRYENHLLLNNKQIKEQKMVFETLYQKSADGIWLLKEGVFIDCNEAIMKMFKAKDKKQLINVTLAEVSPDYQPDGQNSCDKSHWMNSIAAKEGVHKFEWYAQAFDGTFLWLSVVMTTIFMNQGKIHHCSVRDITARKALEEENKKQKKLLMHQVEHDILTGLPNRNLLQDRLSQAMKKASRDNKVLGIMFVDIDKFKTINDSLGHDAGDMLLKTISKRMQHSVRETDTVARLSGDEFIVLLDGCKDVNDIFVAIKKLVGAFQEPFIFSNESFRITMSIGVSVYPNDGAIASKLLKNADIAMYKAKSQGRNRYVFFDQEMNQETNEHLEVEKSLYKALKNEEFALYYQPQVNLKTGEIVGFEALLRWNHPQRGLTAPGYFIHIAEESELIIELGNWVIREAMRQFKVWYDKGLHPGKVAINIAGKQLESGHLIDFILQSLKESGCKAEWIEMEIVERFIMKDTTKSIALLKRFRELGLDISIDDFGTGHSSLAYLKQLPITKLKIDQSFVQNLEDSSEDRAIARTIIELGRGLGLVVLAEGVETKVQKEFIHSSGCELMQGYLFSKPVDANAVEVMLKNQRHML, from the coding sequence TTGTTAAGTATAAAAAAACAAAATATTGTTAAATGGATTGTTTTTTTGCCTGTAATAGCCGTACTCCTTACCTTTGTAATTATTTTGGCAATGGTGATTTCTTTTGAACAAGCCGATTATGTCCGTTCTCTTGAACAAGCACGTATTTCGTATGTGAAGCGCTCTAAAATTCAAGCCCAAGAGCGGATTGATAAACTGATTGATTATATTAATGTTAATGAGACCTTATTGCGTAATGAGGCCAAAGAAGAGGTTGAAAACATTGTCAACCTAGGGTATAAAATTATGTCGGATACCTACTATGAAAACTCTTCGTTACCGCATGAAAAGATTATTGAAAATATTAAATCCAAACTCAAAGATGTACGCTTTTTTAATGATTTGAGTGGGTATTATACAATTTTTGACTTTGAGGGTAAATGCATTATGCATGGTGTGAATGAATCACTTGAGGGTAAGAATTTAATCAATATGAAAGATGGTGAGGGAAATTTTATCATTAGAGACTCTATTGAGTCTTTAAAAAAATACTCCGCTTACGCCTCTACATGGAGTTGGAAAAATCCACATGAACAGGTTTATCGTAAAAAAATAGGCTATTCTAAGCATTTTGCTCCACTGGATATTTTTATTATCAGTGGACGCTACGAAGATACCATTTTAGAAAAAATCAAAAAAGAGACGCAAAAAGTACTTTTAAATACAAAGTACGGTGAGTATGGTTATATTTTTGCGTACGATTATGACGGTTATACTATTTCTCATGGAAACCATGAATTTATAGGCAAAAATAGACTAGATGTTGTGGTCAATGATCAGTTTGTCATTCGTGATATTGTGGAGGGTGGAAAGCAAATTGCGGAGGGATTTTTTATGAACTACACCGCTTCGTATCATCCCATTGACAAAGACAGGCAAAAGGTCTCTTTTATTCGTCCTATCCCCCAATTTAAATGGGTCATTGGTACGGGAACCTACCTTTTAGAAGAGAATAATGCATTTTTAGAACAAGAAAAGATACTCAAAACAAAAATGCAAGCCAATATTGCCAATCTAGTGCTTATCTCAGTTGTGATTATGTCCCTTATTGTCGTATTAATGTTTATCATCTCTGTTAAATTACGCTCCATTTTGTCTCGTTATGAAAACCATCTTTTGTTAAACAATAAGCAAATTAAAGAACAAAAAATGGTGTTTGAAACCTTGTACCAAAAATCTGCTGATGGGATTTGGCTTTTAAAAGAGGGTGTCTTTATTGATTGCAATGAAGCCATTATGAAAATGTTTAAAGCGAAGGATAAAAAGCAACTCATCAATGTGACCTTAGCGGAGGTATCGCCTGATTATCAGCCTGATGGGCAAAATTCTTGTGACAAGTCACATTGGATGAACTCCATTGCTGCGAAAGAGGGCGTGCACAAGTTTGAATGGTATGCGCAAGCGTTTGATGGAACATTTTTATGGCTGAGCGTGGTTATGACGACTATTTTTATGAATCAAGGAAAGATTCACCACTGTTCTGTACGTGATATTACGGCACGAAAAGCATTGGAAGAGGAAAATAAAAAGCAGAAAAAACTTTTGATGCATCAAGTTGAACATGATATTTTAACAGGACTTCCTAACCGTAATTTACTGCAAGACAGGCTTTCACAGGCTATGAAAAAGGCAAGCCGTGATAATAAGGTTTTGGGCATTATGTTTGTGGATATTGATAAATTTAAAACCATCAATGATTCCCTCGGGCATGATGCAGGGGATATGCTTTTAAAAACCATTTCAAAACGGATGCAACACAGTGTTCGTGAGACCGATACGGTAGCTCGTTTAAGTGGGGATGAGTTTATTGTGCTCTTGGATGGATGCAAGGATGTTAACGATATTTTTGTGGCAATTAAAAAATTAGTGGGTGCATTTCAAGAACCGTTTATTTTTAGCAACGAGAGTTTTAGAATTACCATGAGTATTGGGGTGAGTGTTTATCCTAATGATGGAGCCATCGCCAGTAAATTGCTGAAAAATGCTGATATTGCGATGTATAAAGCCAAATCTCAGGGACGCAACCGTTATGTCTTTTTTGATCAAGAGATGAATCAAGAGACCAATGAGCATTTAGAAGTGGAAAAAAGTTTATATAAAGCGTTAAAAAATGAGGAATTTGCTCTGTATTATCAGCCGCAGGTTAATCTTAAAACAGGGGAGATTGTAGGCTTTGAAGCGTTGTTGCGTTGGAATCATCCTCAAAGAGGCTTGACGGCACCTGGGTATTTTATTCATATTGCAGAAGAGAGTGAATTGATTATTGAACTTGGTAATTGGGTGATTCGTGAAGCAATGCGACAATTTAAAGTCTGGTATGACAAAGGGTTACATCCAGGAAAAGTGGCCATTAATATTGCAGGTAAACAACTCGAATCTGGGCATTTAATTGATTTTATATTGCAAAGCCTTAAAGAGAGTGGGTGTAAGGCAGAATGGATCGAGATGGAAATTGTAGAGCGGTTTATTATGAAAGATACCACAAAATCCATTGCACTTTTGAAGCGTTTTCGTGAGTTGGGATTGGATATTTCCATTGATGATTTTGGGACAGGGCACTCTTCTTTAGCCTATTTGAAGCAGTTACCTATTACCAAACTTAAAATTGATCAGAGCTTTGTGCAAAATTTAGAGGACAGCAGTGAAGATCGAGCGATTGCTCGAACAATTATCGAGTTAGGACGAGGTTTGGGGTTGGTTGTTCTGGCTGAGGGGGTAGAGACGAAAGTCCAAAAAGAGTTTATTCACAGCAGCGGATGTGAGTTGATGCAAGGTTATTTATTTAGTAAGCCCGTGGATGCGAATGCGGTAGAAGTGATGTTGAAAAACCAACGTCACATGTTATAA
- a CDS encoding D-Ala-D-Ala carboxypeptidase family metallohydrolase codes for MIDWKTIKHFKKEEFTCKCGCSLNNISYTLVLMLEDARKLANMPFKINSACRCEAHNKKIGGVKDSAHVKGLAVDISIPSDGARFVILSALLNVGFCRVLIYPTFIHVDLDLDKPNPIIKIMK; via the coding sequence ATGATTGATTGGAAAACTATAAAACACTTCAAAAAAGAAGAGTTTACATGTAAATGCGGTTGTTCATTGAACAATATTAGCTATACGCTTGTTTTGATGTTGGAAGATGCTAGGAAGTTGGCAAATATGCCTTTTAAAATTAACTCAGCGTGCCGTTGTGAAGCACATAATAAAAAGATAGGAGGTGTTAAGGATAGTGCACATGTTAAAGGATTGGCGGTGGATATTTCTATCCCTAGCGATGGTGCAAGATTTGTTATTTTGTCGGCTCTTTTAAATGTTGGGTTTTGTCGTGTGTTAATTTACCCTACATTTATTCACGTTGATTTGGATTTAGACAAACCAAATCCAATAATTAAAATTATGAAATAA
- a CDS encoding MarR family transcriptional regulator: protein MRFEVSKADYEIYVSVLNLLKKGGAKCSITRADIIRESGVSPQLVSNRILNSYQKEKFLKENIA from the coding sequence ATGAGATTTGAAGTATCAAAAGCAGATTATGAAATTTACGTATCTGTTTTAAATTTATTAAAAAAAGGTGGGGCAAAATGTTCAATCACTAGAGCAGATATTATTCGAGAAAGTGGCGTTTCACCTCAATTGGTGTCAAATCGAATTTTAAATTCATATCAAAAAGAAAAATTTTTAAAGGAAAACATAGCATGA
- a CDS encoding IS110 family transposase, whose product MSKVFVGVDVSKDTLDISFSLDGLKYDSLTIFNNESSILGFFDYLQKTYKKSSFFFGYEATSNYMHVLQKLCHEANFKQVMVNPYTMHHYLKHLNARKKNDVIDSLGITKYIQTLSEDDFKTTFNQSQKILKKYNASLSLLSKLNTQLKNFIHSQKDNDVLYLDNALSSLLSLIKEVKKQLSKEAQKVLIALYPHVESIKSDIKGVGYALLLELIPIFLSSQNYTLKQLQSFVGLSPRVFESGSSVYKREKISKRGSSLVRKLLYMSAMVSLRFNPIIKEKYDRMVLGGKAKMVALVACMAHIFRAVYIKFNQGFVNV is encoded by the coding sequence ATGAGTAAAGTTTTTGTAGGTGTTGATGTTTCCAAAGATACTTTGGATATTTCTTTTTCTCTTGATGGATTAAAATATGATAGTTTGACTATCTTTAATAATGAATCTTCGATTTTAGGCTTTTTTGATTATCTCCAAAAAACCTATAAAAAATCTTCTTTCTTTTTTGGCTATGAAGCTACTTCAAATTATATGCACGTACTCCAAAAGCTCTGCCATGAGGCTAATTTTAAGCAGGTGATGGTTAATCCTTATACCATGCATCATTACTTAAAACATTTAAATGCTCGTAAAAAAAATGATGTCATTGATTCTTTAGGTATTACAAAATACATCCAAACATTAAGTGAAGATGATTTTAAAACTACGTTCAATCAATCTCAAAAAATACTCAAAAAATATAACGCTTCTTTGTCATTGCTCAGTAAGTTGAATACACAGTTAAAAAATTTTATCCATTCCCAAAAAGATAATGATGTTCTCTATCTTGATAATGCCTTATCTTCCCTTCTTTCTTTAATCAAGGAAGTTAAAAAACAACTTTCAAAAGAAGCGCAAAAAGTTCTTATTGCCCTTTATCCCCATGTTGAATCAATTAAAAGTGATATTAAGGGTGTAGGTTATGCTCTTCTTTTAGAACTCATCCCCATTTTTCTTAGTTCTCAAAATTACACATTGAAACAACTTCAAAGCTTTGTAGGTCTTTCACCTCGTGTTTTTGAGAGTGGCTCTTCTGTTTATAAAAGAGAGAAAATTTCTAAGCGTGGAAGTTCTCTCGTTAGAAAACTTCTCTACATGTCGGCTATGGTCTCTCTTCGTTTTAATCCCATTATCAAAGAAAAATATGACCGTATGGTCTTGGGTGGAAAAGCAAAAATGGTGGCTCTTGTAGCTTGTATGGCTCATATCTTTAGAGCTGTTTACATTAAATTTAATCAAGGATTCGTAAATGTCTGA
- a CDS encoding SAM-dependent methyltransferase, protein MQAVWDEKFKEADFIYGEAPNAFVQENFDRLENAQNILCLGEGEGRNALFLAEQGIAHVEALDASFVALSKLRRYAKERYLRITVHHTLLNQWDAPTNLYDAIVCTYLHLPNDEQPLLFEKSLQALKEKGLFIAEFFSKSQLQFKSGGPRDEKILYDLHELSQILKKLPCHVHKLSQEIVILNEGEKHKGRGSVIRMILEKTA, encoded by the coding sequence ATGCAAGCAGTGTGGGATGAGAAGTTTAAAGAGGCGGATTTTATCTATGGAGAAGCGCCAAATGCCTTTGTTCAAGAGAATTTTGATCGTCTGGAAAATGCCCAAAACATTCTTTGTCTGGGAGAAGGTGAGGGACGCAATGCGCTTTTCTTAGCAGAACAAGGCATTGCACATGTTGAGGCCTTAGATGCATCGTTTGTTGCCCTTTCAAAACTAAGACGCTATGCCAAAGAGCGTTATCTTCGCATTACCGTTCATCATACGCTGCTAAACCAGTGGGATGCCCCCACCAATCTCTACGATGCGATTGTGTGTACCTATTTGCATCTCCCCAACGATGAACAGCCTCTCTTGTTTGAGAAATCACTGCAAGCCCTCAAAGAAAAAGGGCTCTTTATTGCAGAATTTTTCAGTAAAAGCCAACTGCAATTTAAAAGCGGGGGTCCACGGGATGAAAAGATACTTTATGACCTTCATGAACTCAGCCAAATCCTTAAAAAACTTCCATGCCATGTGCATAAGCTCTCGCAAGAAATTGTGATACTCAATGAAGGGGAAAAACATAAAGGCAGAGGAAGCGTTATTCGTATGATTTTAGAAAAAACCGCCTAA
- a CDS encoding metallophosphoesterase, whose protein sequence is MFRLSFALVALIVLSLINLYSYQRFLKRLDFLRKIQLPIKVGMVLITLCEISYFMFLRLDGLDPFLYALFSAMIGVSFMLFCVALLYDLFHIPYAKIPHDYSRRLFLKMVFDVTMLLLALSYMLKGFFNGMKAPVIKEVEVLIQGLREELSIVQISDVHIGKVLGKAFMDDIVDKINTLNADIVVITGDLVDMPVHEIGDKLDSLGTIKSRLGVYFVPGNHEYFYGVHDIMAHVESLGVHILPNRSMVIHNTINLVGVMDMIGKRFDFSPPDAPQAFLHVAPELPTILLAHQPKFIKELKDENVDLMISGHTHGGQIFPFGLLVLLDQPYLSGLYQHSKTTQVFVSNGAGYWGPAVRVMAPSEIVKLILKPNA, encoded by the coding sequence ATGTTTCGCCTTTCCTTTGCGTTGGTAGCGCTTATTGTTTTATCGCTTATTAATCTTTACAGCTATCAACGCTTCTTAAAGCGTTTAGATTTTTTACGCAAGATTCAGCTGCCCATTAAAGTGGGCATGGTGCTGATCACGCTGTGTGAAATTTCTTATTTTATGTTTTTGCGTTTAGATGGATTGGATCCTTTTTTGTATGCTCTTTTTTCAGCGATGATTGGGGTCTCTTTTATGCTTTTTTGTGTGGCACTGCTTTATGATTTGTTTCACATCCCGTATGCCAAAATTCCGCACGATTACTCCAGACGTCTTTTCCTGAAAATGGTCTTTGATGTGACCATGCTTCTTTTGGCACTCTCGTACATGCTCAAAGGTTTTTTCAACGGTATGAAAGCGCCTGTGATTAAAGAGGTGGAAGTGCTGATTCAAGGATTGCGTGAGGAGCTTAGCATTGTGCAGATTAGTGATGTGCATATTGGTAAAGTTTTGGGTAAAGCATTCATGGATGACATTGTAGACAAAATAAATACCCTTAATGCTGATATTGTTGTGATTACAGGTGATTTGGTGGATATGCCCGTGCATGAAATTGGAGATAAATTAGACAGCTTAGGTACGATAAAAAGCCGTTTAGGTGTCTATTTTGTTCCAGGCAATCATGAGTATTTTTATGGAGTTCATGACATTATGGCGCATGTAGAATCTTTAGGCGTGCATATTTTACCCAATCGTTCTATGGTCATTCACAATACGATTAATCTTGTAGGCGTGATGGATATGATAGGCAAACGCTTTGATTTTTCGCCCCCTGATGCCCCTCAAGCCTTTTTACATGTAGCGCCTGAATTGCCAACAATTTTATTGGCGCATCAGCCAAAATTCATTAAAGAGTTAAAAGATGAGAACGTCGATTTGATGATAAGTGGGCATACCCACGGTGGGCAAATTTTTCCGTTTGGGCTTTTAGTCTTATTGGATCAACCGTATCTTAGTGGATTGTATCAGCATTCAAAAACCACACAGGTGTTTGTCAGCAACGGCGCAGGATACTGGGGACCTGCAGTGAGGGTGATGGCTCCTAGTGAAATTGTCAAACTTATTTTAAAGCCAAACGCATGA
- a CDS encoding alanine/glycine:cation symporter family protein, which translates to MELLETIISNLSAIVWGPPMLILLVGTGVYLTIILKGMQFWALPHALKLIFHKESDGEGEISHFAALMTALAATVGIGNIVGVATAITLGGPGAIFWMWVTGLVGMATKYSEAVLAVKYRQRGHHGYKGGPMYYLTYGLDMPRLGMMFAVFTALAAFGIGNMTQANAVATILETQMAIPHWVTGLVLLTLTALVILGGIKSIGKFTSVLVPFMIVAYISVALIILVMNADKIGGAFGLIFYHAFNPIAAGGGFVGATMAAAIRFGVARGVFSNESGLGSAPIAAAAAKTNDPVRQALVSMTQTFIDTLVVCTMTALIILISPFWQEGVSAGTLTMQSFGLHLGSFGVVVVVIATVLFAYSTILGWSYYGEKAFEYIFGERFIRLYRVLFIAGVMVGAMMKLEFVWNFSDLMNGLMAIPNLIALLLLSKVVSIESKRYFESLK; encoded by the coding sequence GTGGAATTATTAGAAACGATTATTTCAAACCTTTCAGCCATTGTTTGGGGTCCTCCGATGTTGATTTTATTGGTAGGAACAGGTGTTTATTTAACGATTATTTTAAAAGGAATGCAATTTTGGGCATTACCGCATGCCTTGAAGCTTATTTTTCATAAAGAGAGCGATGGTGAGGGTGAAATTAGCCATTTTGCTGCCCTGATGACAGCCCTTGCTGCAACGGTGGGCATTGGAAATATTGTTGGTGTCGCAACGGCCATTACGCTAGGTGGACCAGGAGCTATTTTTTGGATGTGGGTCACGGGTTTAGTGGGAATGGCAACCAAATACTCTGAGGCCGTTTTGGCAGTCAAGTACCGTCAAAGAGGGCACCATGGCTATAAAGGTGGACCAATGTATTACCTAACGTACGGCTTAGATATGCCTCGCCTTGGTATGATGTTTGCGGTTTTTACGGCTCTTGCCGCCTTTGGTATTGGCAATATGACACAAGCCAATGCTGTTGCAACTATTTTAGAGACACAAATGGCAATTCCTCATTGGGTGACAGGTTTGGTGCTTCTAACATTAACTGCGCTGGTTATTTTAGGGGGTATTAAGTCCATTGGAAAGTTTACGTCTGTGTTGGTTCCCTTTATGATTGTGGCATATATTTCCGTGGCATTGATTATTTTAGTGATGAACGCCGATAAAATTGGTGGCGCCTTTGGACTGATTTTTTACCATGCGTTTAACCCCATTGCCGCAGGTGGTGGGTTTGTAGGTGCTACGATGGCAGCAGCCATTCGTTTTGGTGTGGCACGAGGTGTCTTCTCCAACGAATCAGGTTTGGGTTCTGCCCCTATCGCAGCAGCTGCTGCTAAAACCAATGATCCTGTGAGACAAGCATTGGTGAGCATGACTCAAACCTTTATTGACACCTTAGTCGTGTGTACGATGACAGCTTTAATTATTTTAATTTCACCGTTTTGGCAAGAAGGGGTGAGTGCAGGAACACTGACCATGCAAAGCTTTGGCTTGCATTTGGGTTCTTTTGGTGTGGTCGTTGTGGTTATTGCTACGGTTTTGTTTGCATACTCTACAATTTTAGGGTGGAGTTATTATGGTGAAAAAGCGTTTGAGTATATTTTTGGTGAGCGTTTTATTCGTCTGTATCGTGTTTTGTTTATTGCAGGTGTTATGGTTGGAGCAATGATGAAATTGGAATTTGTATGGAATTTCTCGGACTTAATGAATGGGTTAATGGCGATTCCAAACTTAATTGCGCTTCTTTTACTTTCAAAAGTAGTTTCCATTGAGAGCAAGCGTTATTTTGAGTCTTTAAAATAA
- a CDS encoding uracil-xanthine permease family protein, whose amino-acid sequence MLHRTDYVFRLKESIVGLQFLFVAFGALVLVPMLTGLDSNVALFTAGAGTLLFQLVTRKPIPPVFLASSFAFIAPILYGVKTWGIAGTMSGLVAAGLFYVLLSLLIHLRGSNFIHRLLPPVVTGPVIMTIGLILSPVAVNMAMGKTGDGAIVLVPFAQAITISLVALVITVLITLLGKGVFRLLPIMFGIIGGYGVALMLGVVRFDAMINAPWFAIPSFTAPELNWEAILYILPIAIAPAVEHVGDMLAISNVTKRDYLEKPGLKKTLLGDGLATMLASFLGGPPNTTYSEVTGAVTITKAYNPAVMTWAALCAIVLAFVGKLGGFLATIPVPVMGGILLLLFGLIASIGMETLIKGNVDMAEPRNMIIVSIILVFAIGGMSFDLGGVKFSGIGLGAIVGILLNFILPKTRHFDGY is encoded by the coding sequence ATGCTCCATCGTACAGATTATGTTTTTAGGCTCAAAGAGAGCATTGTTGGCTTACAATTTTTATTTGTTGCCTTTGGCGCATTGGTGCTCGTACCTATGCTTACAGGACTGGATTCTAACGTAGCCCTTTTTACGGCAGGTGCTGGAACATTGCTTTTCCAACTTGTAACACGCAAACCAATTCCTCCTGTTTTTTTGGCTTCTTCGTTTGCCTTTATTGCGCCTATTTTGTATGGCGTAAAAACGTGGGGTATTGCAGGCACTATGAGTGGATTGGTGGCAGCAGGTTTATTTTATGTACTGTTGAGCCTTTTAATTCATCTTCGAGGCAGTAATTTTATTCATAGGCTTTTGCCTCCTGTCGTCACGGGTCCTGTGATTATGACCATTGGGTTGATTCTCTCTCCTGTTGCGGTCAATATGGCAATGGGTAAGACGGGGGATGGTGCGATCGTTTTAGTTCCTTTTGCTCAAGCCATAACCATTTCTCTGGTTGCCTTGGTGATTACGGTGTTGATTACCTTACTTGGTAAGGGTGTTTTTCGACTCTTGCCTATTATGTTTGGCATTATTGGTGGGTATGGTGTCGCCCTTATGCTTGGTGTGGTACGTTTTGATGCGATGATCAATGCTCCATGGTTTGCGATCCCGTCTTTTACAGCACCTGAGCTTAATTGGGAGGCGATTTTATATATTTTACCTATTGCTATTGCCCCTGCTGTTGAGCATGTGGGGGATATGTTGGCGATTAGTAATGTTACCAAACGGGATTATTTGGAAAAGCCAGGTTTGAAAAAAACACTTTTGGGCGATGGATTAGCAACGATGTTAGCTTCCTTCTTAGGAGGACCTCCCAATACTACTTATTCTGAAGTGACGGGAGCTGTTACCATTACTAAAGCGTACAATCCTGCTGTGATGACATGGGCGGCATTGTGTGCTATTGTGTTAGCTTTTGTTGGAAAACTGGGTGGATTTTTAGCGACGATTCCTGTGCCTGTAATGGGGGGTATTTTATTGCTCTTGTTTGGGCTTATTGCTTCTATCGGTATGGAGACATTGATTAAAGGCAATGTTGATATGGCAGAGCCTCGTAATATGATTATTGTCTCCATTATTTTGGTTTTTGCTATTGGGGGCATGAGTTTTGATTTGGGTGGTGTGAAGTTTAGTGGTATTGGATTAGGCGCTATTGTAGGTATTTTGTTGAATTTTATTTTGCCAAAAACACGCCATTTTGATGGCTATTAA